From Marinobacter alexandrii:
TCAATTACCCATGATCATGCTTGCGGTTGTTATGCTAGCATCATGTAACAGACAAGTGACTAGAATTAACCCTGATCAGCAAGTTGATCTTAGTGGACGCTGGAATGATACTGACTCCAAGTTGGTAGCTGAAGAAATGATTAAAGATGTAACAGGAAGGCCGTGGCACAATAATTTCCGAATTGAAAATGATCGTAAGCCCGTTGTGATTGTGGGTTATGTGCAGAACAAGAGTGCCGAGCATATTGAGTCGGAAACATTCATTAAGGACATAGAAAGAGAATTTATTAATTCTGGATTCGTAAGAGTCGTTTCCAATTCTGTATTTAGAGAAAAACTTAGAGAAGAAAGAGCAGAGCAAGGGGAATTCGCATCTCCTGAGACACAAGCGAAGTGGGGTAAAGAACTAGGCGCTGATTTCATGATGTTTGGAGTGATTACAGCGGTCACTGATTCATATAAAAAAGAAAAAGTGGTGAATTATAAAGTTAACCTTGAGCTAACGAATATTGAGACCAATGAGAAAGTTTGGTTAGGGGACAAAGAGATCAAGAAATACATCAAAAATTAAGGAGCTTTTAAGTTCCTTAGATACGAGTTTCGAGTGAGACATTTATTCGAAACTCGTATCTCTAGCTCGAAACTTTCACACTAAAATACCACCAGTCTTATGTCTAACTTGAAAGACATATTCGTAAGTCTAATCATATTATTCTTGTTGAGTAGCTGTGCTTCATTCTATCAGCTCAATTATGAATTCAATAAGAACTTTGAGCAGGGAAACATTGAAGAAGCTGCTAGTTTGCTTAATCAAAATAAGAAAGCAGCTAAAAGTAAGACCCGATTTCTTTATTATGCCAATCAAGGAGTAGTTGAGCATTTGCTCGGAAACTATGAGGAGAGCAATAATTGGTTAGAACAAGCTTACCTATTTGGAGAAGATTACCATAAAAACTATCTAAACTTTGCTGCATCATATTTTCTGAATCCTAACCTTATTGTATACCCTGGTGAAGATCATGAACACCTCATGCTTCTTTACTATAAAGCACTTAACTTCTTGAAAATACAGGAC
This genomic window contains:
- a CDS encoding penicillin-binding protein activator LpoB — encoded protein: MKRITQLPMIMLAVVMLASCNRQVTRINPDQQVDLSGRWNDTDSKLVAEEMIKDVTGRPWHNNFRIENDRKPVVIVGYVQNKSAEHIESETFIKDIEREFINSGFVRVVSNSVFREKLREERAEQGEFASPETQAKWGKELGADFMMFGVITAVTDSYKKEKVVNYKVNLELTNIETNEKVWLGDKEIKKYIKN